One Heterodontus francisci isolate sHetFra1 chromosome 3, sHetFra1.hap1, whole genome shotgun sequence DNA window includes the following coding sequences:
- the LOC137361111 gene encoding interleukin-20 receptor subunit alpha-like isoform X1 — translation MAVQKWHLSLWLLLMLILFNGAALNKPKEPQDVKFISQNFQSVLHWKPGNGAENLTTYFVQHQIYGKQWSNKTECCGIKETFCDLTQETNPTLEFFFARVRAHSFYRFSNWTRSETFCPMTDTLIGPPETEVISFEESILIKVIAPRTVLKMQNDSLKSVEDIYPEVKYNITVSVKAQDQIGLEDERTYITKNKTFKIQHLSPGTAYCVSVQTTIPYYNPIGKPSKVQCVTLAGPSTRIIQSVIICSAVGTLALVTLSIYLYFKHKYSYVPKPHLPAMLTTWNRKEPEDVVFSPQIIAQTNINKWEFTELSKDPSTSLLQNRYIAQAHCKKYINIESPDRFRSRDFGQNSMHLDAIILWQYLEQLQFICSDYAQMMVEPDSLLSVDHQDENVRLQWVSTDCCQCQLCCQNKEEFQAQEAGTFQGPTQLLAPGYPDYINHDFWEDPIPNNWV, via the exons ATGGCGGTACAAAAGTGGCACTTGTCTTTATGGCTCTTACTAATGTTGATTCTATTTAATGGTGCAG CATtgaacaaaccaaaagaaccacaAGATGTAAAATTCATTTCCCAGAACTTCCAAAGTGTTCTTCACTGGAAACCAGGAAATGGGGCAGAAAACCTCACCACGTACTTTGTGCAACATCAAAT ATATGGAAAGCAGTGGTCAAACAAAACAGAATGTTGCGGCATCAAGGAAACTTTCTGTGACCTCACACAAGAAACAAATCCGACGCTTGAATTTTTTTTTGCAAGAGTGAGAGCACATTCATTTTACAGATTCTCAAACTGGACACGGAGTGAGACATTTTGTCCAATGACAGACA CTCTCATTGGGCCTCCAGAGACAGAGGTGATCTCCTTTGAAGAGTCCATCCTGATTAAAGTGATTGCTCCACGCACAGTCTTAAAAATGCAAAATGACAGCCTGAAATCAGTAGAAGATATATATCCTGAAGTAAAATACAATATAACAGTGTCAGTCAAAGCACAGGATCAG ATTGGTTTGGAGGACGAGAGGACTTATATTACAAAAAATAAAACATTTAAGATCCAGCACTTAAGCCCTGGAACAGCCTACTGTGTATCTGTTCAAACAACGATTCCATATTACAATCCGATTGGCAAACCAAGCAAGGTGCAGTGTGTAACACTGGCAG GGCCAAGTACTCGAATAATCCAATCAGTGATTATCTGCTCAGCAGTTGGTACATTAGCTCTGGTTACTCTTTCCATTTACTTATACTTTAAACATAAGTACAGCTATGTCCCTAAGCCGCACTTGCCTGCAATGTTGACAACTTGGAATAGAAAAGAGCCAGAAGATGTTGTGTTTTCACCTCAAATTATTGCACAAACAAATATTAACAAATGGGAATTCACAGAACTCTCAAAAGATCCCAGCACCTCGCTGTTACAAAACAGATACATAGCACAGGCACATTGTAAAAAATACATCAACATTGAATCTCCAGATAGATTCAGGTCCAGAGACTTCGGTCAAAATTCTATGCATCTAGATGCCATTATATTATGGCAGTACCTTGAACAGCTTCAGTTCATTTGTTCTGACTATGCACAGATGATGGTAGAACCTGACTCCTTGTTATCTGTAGACCATCAAGATGAGAACGTCAGGTTACAATGGGTGTCCACAGATTGTTGCCAATGTCAGCTCTGTTGCCAAAACAAAGAAGAGTTCCAAGCTCAGGAAGCAGGAACTTTTCAAGGACCAACACAGCTCTTAGCACCTGGATATCCAGACTACATCAATCATGACTTTTGGGAAGATCCAATCCCAAATAACTGGGTCTGA
- the LOC137361111 gene encoding interleukin-20 receptor subunit alpha-like isoform X2, which yields MAVQKWHLSLWLLLMLILFNGAALNKPKEPQDVKFISQNFQSVLHWKPGNGAENLTTYFVQHQIYGKQWSNKTECCGIKETFCDLTQETNPTLEFFFARVRAHSFYRFSNWTRSETFCPMTDKTEVISFEESILIKVIAPRTVLKMQNDSLKSVEDIYPEVKYNITVSVKAQDQIGLEDERTYITKNKTFKIQHLSPGTAYCVSVQTTIPYYNPIGKPSKVQCVTLAGPSTRIIQSVIICSAVGTLALVTLSIYLYFKHKYSYVPKPHLPAMLTTWNRKEPEDVVFSPQIIAQTNINKWEFTELSKDPSTSLLQNRYIAQAHCKKYINIESPDRFRSRDFGQNSMHLDAIILWQYLEQLQFICSDYAQMMVEPDSLLSVDHQDENVRLQWVSTDCCQCQLCCQNKEEFQAQEAGTFQGPTQLLAPGYPDYINHDFWEDPIPNNWV from the exons ATGGCGGTACAAAAGTGGCACTTGTCTTTATGGCTCTTACTAATGTTGATTCTATTTAATGGTGCAG CATtgaacaaaccaaaagaaccacaAGATGTAAAATTCATTTCCCAGAACTTCCAAAGTGTTCTTCACTGGAAACCAGGAAATGGGGCAGAAAACCTCACCACGTACTTTGTGCAACATCAAAT ATATGGAAAGCAGTGGTCAAACAAAACAGAATGTTGCGGCATCAAGGAAACTTTCTGTGACCTCACACAAGAAACAAATCCGACGCTTGAATTTTTTTTTGCAAGAGTGAGAGCACATTCATTTTACAGATTCTCAAACTGGACACGGAGTGAGACATTTTGTCCAATGACAGACA AGACAGAGGTGATCTCCTTTGAAGAGTCCATCCTGATTAAAGTGATTGCTCCACGCACAGTCTTAAAAATGCAAAATGACAGCCTGAAATCAGTAGAAGATATATATCCTGAAGTAAAATACAATATAACAGTGTCAGTCAAAGCACAGGATCAG ATTGGTTTGGAGGACGAGAGGACTTATATTACAAAAAATAAAACATTTAAGATCCAGCACTTAAGCCCTGGAACAGCCTACTGTGTATCTGTTCAAACAACGATTCCATATTACAATCCGATTGGCAAACCAAGCAAGGTGCAGTGTGTAACACTGGCAG GGCCAAGTACTCGAATAATCCAATCAGTGATTATCTGCTCAGCAGTTGGTACATTAGCTCTGGTTACTCTTTCCATTTACTTATACTTTAAACATAAGTACAGCTATGTCCCTAAGCCGCACTTGCCTGCAATGTTGACAACTTGGAATAGAAAAGAGCCAGAAGATGTTGTGTTTTCACCTCAAATTATTGCACAAACAAATATTAACAAATGGGAATTCACAGAACTCTCAAAAGATCCCAGCACCTCGCTGTTACAAAACAGATACATAGCACAGGCACATTGTAAAAAATACATCAACATTGAATCTCCAGATAGATTCAGGTCCAGAGACTTCGGTCAAAATTCTATGCATCTAGATGCCATTATATTATGGCAGTACCTTGAACAGCTTCAGTTCATTTGTTCTGACTATGCACAGATGATGGTAGAACCTGACTCCTTGTTATCTGTAGACCATCAAGATGAGAACGTCAGGTTACAATGGGTGTCCACAGATTGTTGCCAATGTCAGCTCTGTTGCCAAAACAAAGAAGAGTTCCAAGCTCAGGAAGCAGGAACTTTTCAAGGACCAACACAGCTCTTAGCACCTGGATATCCAGACTACATCAATCATGACTTTTGGGAAGATCCAATCCCAAATAACTGGGTCTGA